A genomic window from Streptomyces sp. WMMC940 includes:
- the cobM gene encoding precorrin-4 C(11)-methyltransferase, which produces MTVYFIGAGPGAADLITLRGARTLASCRVCLYAGSLVPAELLAECPPDARLVDTADLDLDAITEEFVRAHAEGHDVARLHSGDPSVFSAVAEQMRRLDAAGIPYEVVPGVPAFAAAAAALKRELTVPTVGQTVILTRVAQQATPMPDGEDLATLGRSGALLVLHLAARYVDRLVDELLPHYGPDCPAAVVAMASRPDELVLRGTLDEIAGLTKEAGVTKTAVILVGRTLAASQFRDSHLYDPARDRHVC; this is translated from the coding sequence ATGACCGTCTACTTCATCGGCGCCGGACCCGGTGCGGCCGATCTGATCACCCTGCGCGGCGCGCGGACGCTGGCTTCGTGCCGGGTCTGCCTCTACGCGGGCTCGCTCGTCCCGGCCGAGCTCCTCGCCGAATGCCCGCCGGACGCGCGCCTCGTGGACACGGCGGACCTCGATCTGGACGCGATCACCGAGGAGTTCGTCCGCGCCCACGCGGAGGGGCACGACGTGGCCCGGCTGCACTCGGGCGACCCGTCCGTGTTCAGCGCGGTGGCGGAGCAGATGCGGCGGCTCGACGCGGCGGGCATTCCGTACGAGGTCGTTCCCGGCGTTCCGGCGTTCGCGGCCGCGGCGGCCGCGCTGAAGCGGGAGCTGACCGTACCGACGGTCGGCCAGACGGTCATCCTGACCCGCGTCGCCCAGCAGGCGACCCCCATGCCCGACGGAGAGGACCTGGCCACCCTGGGCCGCAGCGGCGCACTGCTCGTCCTGCACCTCGCCGCCCGCTACGTCGACCGCCTGGTCGACGAACTGCTGCCGCACTACGGACCCGACTGCCCCGCCGCGGTGGTGGCCATGGCCAGCCGCCCGGACGAGCTGGTCCTCCGGGGCACGCTCGACGAGATCGCCGGGCTGACGAAGGAGGCGGGCGTCACGAAGACGGCGGTCATCCTGGTGGGCCGCACCCTGGCAGCCTCCCAGTTCCGTGACAGCCACCTGTACGACCCGGCGCGGGACCGGCACGTCTGCTGA
- the cbiE gene encoding precorrin-6y C5,15-methyltransferase (decarboxylating) subunit CbiE, with translation MTPDPRPAVSVVGIGADGWDGLPDTSRAALCAADVLVGGARQLALLPAHECAGERVAWPSPLRPAVPALLAEHAGRRLAVLASGDPMFYGIGRTLSEIAGPDALRVLPHPSSVSYACARLGWPVEETEVVTTVGRPVAGLGAALHHGRRLLVLSAGATTPAEVAELLAARGFGPSRLRVLEQLGSGRERLVAGTASGWDRPPGDPLNVVAVDCVREPGGPRLGAVPGLPDEAYENDGQLTKRHVRAATLAALAPAPGELLWDVGGGSGSIGIEWMRTHRSCRAVTVERDAERARRIERNAERLGVPGLRVVTAAAPDGLAGLPVPDAVFIGGGLTAPGLLDACWDALPEGGRLVANTVTLESEALLAERYRRHGGELVRLAVAHAVPVGGFTGWRQAMPVTQWSVTKSPAGESS, from the coding sequence GTGACGCCCGACCCCCGCCCCGCCGTGTCCGTCGTCGGGATCGGTGCCGACGGCTGGGACGGACTGCCCGATACCTCCCGCGCCGCGCTGTGCGCCGCCGACGTGCTCGTCGGCGGCGCACGCCAGCTCGCCCTGCTGCCCGCCCACGAATGCGCGGGCGAGCGCGTGGCGTGGCCGTCGCCGCTGCGCCCCGCCGTGCCCGCGCTTCTCGCCGAGCACGCCGGCCGGCGCCTCGCCGTCCTCGCGAGCGGCGACCCCATGTTCTACGGCATCGGCCGCACCCTCTCCGAGATCGCCGGCCCTGACGCACTTCGCGTACTGCCGCACCCGTCCTCCGTCTCGTACGCCTGTGCCCGCCTCGGCTGGCCGGTCGAGGAGACCGAGGTGGTCACGACGGTCGGCAGGCCCGTCGCGGGGCTCGGCGCCGCGCTCCACCACGGCCGGCGGCTGCTGGTGCTGAGCGCCGGCGCCACGACTCCGGCGGAGGTGGCCGAACTGCTGGCCGCGAGGGGCTTCGGCCCCAGCCGGCTGCGGGTGCTGGAGCAACTCGGCTCCGGGCGGGAGCGCCTGGTCGCCGGTACCGCCTCCGGCTGGGACCGGCCGCCCGGCGACCCCCTGAACGTCGTCGCCGTGGACTGCGTCCGCGAGCCCGGCGGGCCCCGGCTCGGCGCCGTGCCCGGATTGCCCGACGAGGCGTACGAGAACGACGGCCAGCTGACCAAGCGCCATGTGCGCGCCGCGACGCTGGCCGCGCTCGCGCCCGCGCCGGGCGAACTGCTGTGGGACGTCGGCGGCGGCTCCGGCTCGATCGGGATCGAGTGGATGCGTACGCACCGCTCGTGCCGGGCGGTCACCGTCGAGCGGGACGCGGAACGGGCACGGCGCATCGAGCGCAACGCGGAGAGGCTCGGCGTGCCCGGACTGCGGGTCGTCACGGCGGCGGCGCCGGACGGTCTGGCCGGACTGCCCGTCCCCGACGCGGTGTTCATCGGCGGCGGGCTCACCGCGCCGGGACTGCTCGACGCCTGCTGGGACGCGCTGCCGGAGGGCGGACGGCTGGTCGCGAACACCGTGACGCTCGAGTCGGAGGCGCTGCTGGCGGAGCGCTACCGTCGGCACGGCGGCGAGCTGGTGCGGCTCGCCGTGGCGCACGCCGTACCGGTGGGCGGGTTCACCGGCTGGCGGCAGGCGATGCCCGTCACGCAATGGTCCGTCACCAAATCCCCCGCGGGAGAATCCTCATGA